A genome region from Ctenopharyngodon idella isolate HZGC_01 chromosome 5, HZGC01, whole genome shotgun sequence includes the following:
- the zgc:163098 gene encoding U2 snRNP-associated SURP motif-containing protein isoform X2, with protein MADKKGKSVGVKRTLTKREQEEMKKKEEEKAAEVFEEFLASFDTNDKSGVKTFVRGGIVNATKEEEAAEVKKSKLYRPASKFNSPPQNASPVQPTEVKKAAVKKKTEEKKKSNLELFKEELKQIQEEREERYKRKKGDSGGVYPDVDLPLTRRSIFDDDPAVPNTTNLYIGCINPKMTEEMLCKEFGKYGPLASVKIMWPRTDEERTRVTNRGFVAFMTRKDAERALAALDGKTVMGFEMKLGWGKAVRIPPQPLYTPIGVLKTTAPPPPSGLPFNAQPRDRFRNDFTKPRSRSQEDFYKTLSEAVVTVVIPPERNLLGLIHRMIEFVVREGPMFEAIIMSREKNNPDFRFLFDNKSQEHVYYRWKLYSILQGENPNKWRTSPFRMFRGGSLWKPPLLNPYLHGDEEIEEISYPSQEEEPKKGHLKAEHRERLEALLRGLTPRRDEIGDAMLFCLERAEAAEEVVSCITESLSIAHTPLQKKIARLYLISDILYNSCAKVANASYYRKFFETKLPQIFGDISEAYRNIQARLQAEQFKQRIMGCFRAWEDWAVYPDSFLIQLQNIFLGLIKPGEEVIEKAEPESPDLDGAPLDGIPLDRVEIDGTPLDDLDGSPMTWDPSSLDGVPVDDIDGVPLGNSIDDIDGVPFDEGSDKALPTVALSKWEKVEDSESSAKNDSDTEMNLSALKENNGDSDISSDEADSPSRYEGADFKSSLKNFELSESKRTRLRELEVKVMNFQDELESGKRQRKSSMTLQQQVQHYRNRLLQKEFDKDDQEKKDKYSQKQKDRSKKDERRDKGEDRNKTRDKEKSRKSEDRERSRGRSRDKEERRERTKSRSPRKSKRSRSPSPQHKSWRSSSRSPHRSHKKTKKSKH; from the exons CGCCTCTAAATTCAATTCTCCACCTCAGAATGCCTCACCTGTTCAACCTACAGAAGTTAAAAAAGCT gcagttaaaaagaaaacagaggagaagaagaagagtaATCTGGAGCTTTTTAAAGAGGAATTAAAACA AATACAGGAGGAAAGAGAGGAGCgatacaaaagaaagaaaggggaCTCTGGAGGAGTGTACCCAGATGTGGATTTACCTCTGACACGAAGATCGA TATTTGATGATGATCCTGCAGTGCCAAACACAACAAACCTGTACATTGGCTGCATCAACCCCAAG ATGACAGAGGAAATGCTTTGTAAGGAGTTTGGAAAATACGGTCCTCTGGCTAGTGTAAAGATCATGTGGCCTCGCACTGATGAGGAGAGAACAAGAGTCACCAACCGCGGCTTTGTTGCTTTCATGACACGGAAAGATGCAGAGCGTGCTCTGGCTGCACTGGACG GTAAAACAGTAATGGGTTTTGAAATGAAACTGGGTTGGGGGAAGGCAGTACGTATTCCCCCACAACCTCTCTACACCCCGATCGGGGTGCTGAAGACCACTGCCCCCCCTCCACCCTCTGGACTGCCATTCAACGCCCAACCCAGAGACCGCTTCAGAAATGACTTCACCAAACCACGCAGTCGCTCACAGGAAGACTTTTACAAG ACTCTGTCCGAGGCCGTAGTGACAGTGGTAATCCCCCCAGAAAG GAACCTGCTGGGCTTGATACACAGAATGATTGAGTTTGTGGTAAGAGAGGGACCCATGTTTGAAGCCATCATCATGAGCCGGGAAAAGAACAACCCTGACTTCAG GTTTTTGTTTGATAATAAGAGTCAGGAACATGTGTACTACAGATGGAAGCTCTACTCCATTCTACAG GGAGAAAACCCAAATAAATGGAGAACGTCCCCTTTCAGAATGTTTAGGGGTGGCTCTCTTTGGAAGCCCCCTCTCCTTAACCCATATCTCCATGGTGATGAAGAAATAGAAGAGATCTCCTACCCTTCTCAAGAGGAAGAGCCAAAGAAAGGGCACCTGAAGGCAGA GCACAGAGAGCGGTTGGAAGCCCTGTTGAGAGGGCTGACTCCTCGCAGAGATGAAATCGGTGATGCAATGCTGTTCTGCCTAGAGAGAGCGGAGGCTGCTGAGGAGGTCGTCTCCTGCATCACTGAATCTCTGTCTATTGCACACACACCACTGCAGAAGAag ATTGCCAGACTTTACCTGATATCCGACATCCTCTACAACTCCTGTGCCAAAGTGGCCAATGCGTCATATTACCGCAAATT TTTTGAGACAAAGCTGCCTCAGATATTTGGAGACATCAGTGAAGCGTATCGGAACATCCAGGCTCGACTCCAGGCAGAGCAGTTTAAG caAAGGATCATGGGATGTTTTCGTGCGTGGGAGGACTGGGCAGTTTATCCAGACTCCTTCCTGATCCAATTGCAGAATATATTCCTGGGACTCATTAAACCTGGAGAGGAAGTCATTGAAAAAGCAGAG CCCGAATCTCCTGATCTGGATGGAGCGCCATTGGATGGTATTCCTCTAGACAGAGTTGAAATTGATGGTACACCCCTTGATGACCTGGATGGTTCACCTATGACCTGGGATCCATCATCTCTAGATGGTGTACCAGTTGACGACATTGACGGTGTTCCCCTAGGAAACTCAATAGATGATATTGATGGTGTGCCAT TTGATGAGGGCTCAGATAAGGCTTTACCCACTGTTGCACTGTCCAAATGGGAGAAGGTGGAGGATTCAGAATCCTCAG CCAAGAATGACTCAGACACTGAGATGAATTTAAG TGCCCTAAAGGAGAACAATGGTGATTCTGATATCAGCAGTGATGAAGCTGACAGCCCCAGCAGGTACGAGGGGGCAGATTTTAAGAGTTCTCTGAAAAACTTTGAGCTCTCTGAAAGCAAAAGGACACGTCTCAGAGAACTGGAG GTGAAGGTGATGAATTTCCAGGATGAGTTGGAGTCGGGTAAGCGACAGAGGAAGTCCAGTATGACTCTTCAACAGCAAGTTCAACACTACAGAAATAGACTACTACAGAAG GAGTTTGACAAGGATGACCAGGAAAAGAAAGACAAATATTCACAGAAACAGAAAGATCGGTCCAAAAAAGATGAGCGGAGAGATAAAGGAGAAGACAGGAATAAAACACGGGATAAAGAGAAAAGTAGAAAGAGTGAGGACAGAGAAAGGAGTAGAGGAAGGAGTCGAGACAAAGAAGAGAGAAGGGAGAG AACAAAATCTCGATCACCACGGAAGTCAAAACGCTCTCGATCACCATCACCACAGCACAAATCCTGGAGGTCTTCGTCCCGATCACCACATCGCTCGCACAAAAAGACCAAGAAGAGCAAACACTGA
- the zgc:163098 gene encoding U2 snRNP-associated SURP motif-containing protein isoform X1 translates to MPTNAVKRVDMADKKGKSVGVKRTLTKREQEEMKKKEEEKAAEVFEEFLASFDTNDKSGVKTFVRGGIVNATKEEEAAEVKKSKLYRPASKFNSPPQNASPVQPTEVKKAAVKKKTEEKKKSNLELFKEELKQIQEEREERYKRKKGDSGGVYPDVDLPLTRRSIFDDDPAVPNTTNLYIGCINPKMTEEMLCKEFGKYGPLASVKIMWPRTDEERTRVTNRGFVAFMTRKDAERALAALDGKTVMGFEMKLGWGKAVRIPPQPLYTPIGVLKTTAPPPPSGLPFNAQPRDRFRNDFTKPRSRSQEDFYKTLSEAVVTVVIPPERNLLGLIHRMIEFVVREGPMFEAIIMSREKNNPDFRFLFDNKSQEHVYYRWKLYSILQGENPNKWRTSPFRMFRGGSLWKPPLLNPYLHGDEEIEEISYPSQEEEPKKGHLKAEHRERLEALLRGLTPRRDEIGDAMLFCLERAEAAEEVVSCITESLSIAHTPLQKKIARLYLISDILYNSCAKVANASYYRKFFETKLPQIFGDISEAYRNIQARLQAEQFKQRIMGCFRAWEDWAVYPDSFLIQLQNIFLGLIKPGEEVIEKAEPESPDLDGAPLDGIPLDRVEIDGTPLDDLDGSPMTWDPSSLDGVPVDDIDGVPLGNSIDDIDGVPFDEGSDKALPTVALSKWEKVEDSESSAKNDSDTEMNLSALKENNGDSDISSDEADSPSRYEGADFKSSLKNFELSESKRTRLRELEVKVMNFQDELESGKRQRKSSMTLQQQVQHYRNRLLQKEFDKDDQEKKDKYSQKQKDRSKKDERRDKGEDRNKTRDKEKSRKSEDRERSRGRSRDKEERRERTKSRSPRKSKRSRSPSPQHKSWRSSSRSPHRSHKKTKKSKH, encoded by the exons CGCCTCTAAATTCAATTCTCCACCTCAGAATGCCTCACCTGTTCAACCTACAGAAGTTAAAAAAGCT gcagttaaaaagaaaacagaggagaagaagaagagtaATCTGGAGCTTTTTAAAGAGGAATTAAAACA AATACAGGAGGAAAGAGAGGAGCgatacaaaagaaagaaaggggaCTCTGGAGGAGTGTACCCAGATGTGGATTTACCTCTGACACGAAGATCGA TATTTGATGATGATCCTGCAGTGCCAAACACAACAAACCTGTACATTGGCTGCATCAACCCCAAG ATGACAGAGGAAATGCTTTGTAAGGAGTTTGGAAAATACGGTCCTCTGGCTAGTGTAAAGATCATGTGGCCTCGCACTGATGAGGAGAGAACAAGAGTCACCAACCGCGGCTTTGTTGCTTTCATGACACGGAAAGATGCAGAGCGTGCTCTGGCTGCACTGGACG GTAAAACAGTAATGGGTTTTGAAATGAAACTGGGTTGGGGGAAGGCAGTACGTATTCCCCCACAACCTCTCTACACCCCGATCGGGGTGCTGAAGACCACTGCCCCCCCTCCACCCTCTGGACTGCCATTCAACGCCCAACCCAGAGACCGCTTCAGAAATGACTTCACCAAACCACGCAGTCGCTCACAGGAAGACTTTTACAAG ACTCTGTCCGAGGCCGTAGTGACAGTGGTAATCCCCCCAGAAAG GAACCTGCTGGGCTTGATACACAGAATGATTGAGTTTGTGGTAAGAGAGGGACCCATGTTTGAAGCCATCATCATGAGCCGGGAAAAGAACAACCCTGACTTCAG GTTTTTGTTTGATAATAAGAGTCAGGAACATGTGTACTACAGATGGAAGCTCTACTCCATTCTACAG GGAGAAAACCCAAATAAATGGAGAACGTCCCCTTTCAGAATGTTTAGGGGTGGCTCTCTTTGGAAGCCCCCTCTCCTTAACCCATATCTCCATGGTGATGAAGAAATAGAAGAGATCTCCTACCCTTCTCAAGAGGAAGAGCCAAAGAAAGGGCACCTGAAGGCAGA GCACAGAGAGCGGTTGGAAGCCCTGTTGAGAGGGCTGACTCCTCGCAGAGATGAAATCGGTGATGCAATGCTGTTCTGCCTAGAGAGAGCGGAGGCTGCTGAGGAGGTCGTCTCCTGCATCACTGAATCTCTGTCTATTGCACACACACCACTGCAGAAGAag ATTGCCAGACTTTACCTGATATCCGACATCCTCTACAACTCCTGTGCCAAAGTGGCCAATGCGTCATATTACCGCAAATT TTTTGAGACAAAGCTGCCTCAGATATTTGGAGACATCAGTGAAGCGTATCGGAACATCCAGGCTCGACTCCAGGCAGAGCAGTTTAAG caAAGGATCATGGGATGTTTTCGTGCGTGGGAGGACTGGGCAGTTTATCCAGACTCCTTCCTGATCCAATTGCAGAATATATTCCTGGGACTCATTAAACCTGGAGAGGAAGTCATTGAAAAAGCAGAG CCCGAATCTCCTGATCTGGATGGAGCGCCATTGGATGGTATTCCTCTAGACAGAGTTGAAATTGATGGTACACCCCTTGATGACCTGGATGGTTCACCTATGACCTGGGATCCATCATCTCTAGATGGTGTACCAGTTGACGACATTGACGGTGTTCCCCTAGGAAACTCAATAGATGATATTGATGGTGTGCCAT TTGATGAGGGCTCAGATAAGGCTTTACCCACTGTTGCACTGTCCAAATGGGAGAAGGTGGAGGATTCAGAATCCTCAG CCAAGAATGACTCAGACACTGAGATGAATTTAAG TGCCCTAAAGGAGAACAATGGTGATTCTGATATCAGCAGTGATGAAGCTGACAGCCCCAGCAGGTACGAGGGGGCAGATTTTAAGAGTTCTCTGAAAAACTTTGAGCTCTCTGAAAGCAAAAGGACACGTCTCAGAGAACTGGAG GTGAAGGTGATGAATTTCCAGGATGAGTTGGAGTCGGGTAAGCGACAGAGGAAGTCCAGTATGACTCTTCAACAGCAAGTTCAACACTACAGAAATAGACTACTACAGAAG GAGTTTGACAAGGATGACCAGGAAAAGAAAGACAAATATTCACAGAAACAGAAAGATCGGTCCAAAAAAGATGAGCGGAGAGATAAAGGAGAAGACAGGAATAAAACACGGGATAAAGAGAAAAGTAGAAAGAGTGAGGACAGAGAAAGGAGTAGAGGAAGGAGTCGAGACAAAGAAGAGAGAAGGGAGAG AACAAAATCTCGATCACCACGGAAGTCAAAACGCTCTCGATCACCATCACCACAGCACAAATCCTGGAGGTCTTCGTCCCGATCACCACATCGCTCGCACAAAAAGACCAAGAAGAGCAAACACTGA
- the wdr44 gene encoding WD repeat-containing protein 44, with product MASDTSDTEEFYDAAEDVNFTPSPHASPAKFELPQPGGPAENVVQEVTAGLAQPEPRHDDSLQIIDSIIEESQKSGVEDQLLRGEETCAASSEGEKAEAEGYSVDENLVPEVAEVPPEDPDVTPHDSGRTGQLPDVRPKEVRSQGIEDRAPDVAGPAQAGQDQAMPPPPDITSALGQPSQPASLPCAETADILEQVPMTDADDPGPSKPPRQFTVEPDIVASTKKQPPSRPPPPTGAPPPRPPPPSRPSFSASKKSQEVIRPAGLEGISKDIAGLTISVEPADELCGLISPNATVRCITKDLQHSLDLASATSGDKVVTAQENDEQASSPSGSETPGPQRPRSNSGRELTDEEILASVMIKNLDTGEEIPLIQAEEKLPTGINPLTLHIMRRTKEYISNDAAQSDDDDKSQPALSDTDGGKLKQRTTQLKKFLGKSVKRAKHLAEEYGEKAVNKVKSVRDEVFHTDQDDPSSSDDEGMPYTRPVKFKAAHSFKGPFDFDQIKVVQDLSGEHMGAVWTMKFSHCGRLLATAGQDNVVRIWVLKNAYDYFNNMRIKYNTEGRVSPSPSQESLCSSKSDTEGGFGPAVEDADTEDKNVPFRQVPFCKYKGHTADLLDLSWSKNYFLLSSSMDKTVRLWHISRRECLCCFQHIDFVTAIAFHPRDDRYFLSGSLDGKLRLWNIPDKKVALWNEVDGQTRLITAANFCQNGKYAVIGTYDGRCIFYDTERLKYHTQIHVRSTRGRNRVGRKITGIEPLPGENKILVTSNDSRIRLYDLRDLSLSMKYKGYVNSSSQIKASFSHDYSFIVSGSEDKYVYIWSTYHDLSKFTSVRRDRNDFWEGIKAHNAVVTSAIFAPHPDLIVPQEAGTEKVDSDCKSDSTDDSETIPSGALKTDHSEVLLSADFTGAIKVFVNVKKY from the exons ATGGCGTCGGACACCAGCGACACGGAGGAGTTTTACGATGCGGCGGAGGATGTCAACTTCACACCCTCACCTCATGC GTCACCTGCAAAGTTTGAACTTCCTCAGCCAGGG GGTCCTGCAGAGAATGTGGTACAGGAAGTCACTGCTGGATTGGCTCAGCCAGAACCACGGCATGACGATTCTCTTCAG ATCATTGACAGTATTATAGAGGAGAGTCAGAAGAGTGGAGTGGAAGATCAGTTGTTGAGAGGAGAGGAGACCTGTGCAGCCTCGTCTGAAGGAGAGAAGGCAGAAGCAGAAGGCTACAGTGTTGATGAAAACCTGGTTCCCGAGGTAGCTGAGGTGCCTCCAGAAGATCCTGATGTGACACCACATGACTCTGGTCGCACTGGGCAGCTGCCTGATGTAAGACCAAAGGAAGTGAGGTCACAGGGCATTGAGGACAGAGCACCAGATGTGGCTGGTCCTGCCCAAGCGGGTCAGGACCAGGCTATGCCACCCCCTCCTGACATTACAAGTGCTTTGGGTCAACCATCGCAACCCGCCTCCCTGCCCTGTGCAGAAACTGCTGATATTCTAGAGCAAGTCCCTATGACTGATGCAGATGACCCTGGCCCTTCCAAACCTCCCAGACAGTTTACCGTGGAGCCAGACATTGTAGCTAGCACCAAGAAGCAACCTCCTTCAAGGCCACCTCCGCCCACTGGGGCTCCACCTCCTAGGCCGCCTCCCCCCTCAAGGCCCAGCTTTTCAGCTAGTAAAAAATCCCAGGAAGTGATACGACCAGCAGGGCTAGAAGGCATCTCCAAAGATATCGCTGGTTTAACAA TCTCTGTAGAGCCAGCGGATGAGCTGTGTGGATTGATCAGTCCAAATGCCACAGTACGATGTATTACTAAAGATCTCCAGCACTCCCTGGATCTCGCTAGCGCCACTAGTGGTGATAAAGTGGTCACTGCACAG GAAAATGATGAGCAGGCATCAAGTCCCAGTGGCAGCGAGACCCCTGGACCTCAAAGACCAAGATCTAACTCGGGCAGAGAGCTTACGGATGAG GAGATTCTTGCGAGTGTGATGATCAAGAATCTGGACACTGGTGAGGAGATCCCTTTGATCCAGGCAGAAGAGAAACTACCCACTGGAATCAACCCACTCACACTGCACATCATGAGGAGAACCAAGGAGTATATCTC AAATGATGCAGCACAGTCGGATGATGATGATAAGTCCCAGCCTGCCCTTTCAGACACAGATGGAGGGAAACTGAAACAGAGAAC TACACAGCTGAAGAAGTTTCTGGGCAAATCGGTGAAGAGGGCGAAGCACTTGGCGGAGGAATATGGAGAGAAAGCTGTGAATAAAGTCAAGAGCGTTCGGGATGAAGTATTCCACACGGACCAGGACGACCCATCATCCAGTGATGACGAGGGGATGCCGTACACCCGACCAGTCAAGTTTAAAGCAGCTCACAGCTTCAAAGGGCCTTTTGACTTTGACCAAATCAAAGTAGTGCAGGATCTGAGTGGGGAGCACATG ggTGCTGTCTGGACAATGAAATTCTCTCATTGTGGGCGGCTGTTGGCTACAGCAGGGCAGGATAATGTGGTTCGGATTTGGGTCCTAAAAAATGCCTATGACTATTTCAACAACATGAGAATAAAATACAACACAGAag gacGTGTGTCCCCGTCTCCCTCTCAGGAGAGTCTGTGTTCCTCTAAATCAGATACTGAAGGAGGG TTTGGTCCTGCAGTGGAAGATGCAGACACTGAAGACAAAAATGTGCCATTCCGGCAGGTTCCGTTCTGCAAGTACAAGGGTCATACTGCTGACCTGCTGGATCTGTCCTGGTCAAAG AACTACTTCCTGCTGTCATCATCGATGGATAAGACGGTTCGTTTGTGGCACATCTCCAGGAGAGAGTGTCTCTGCTGCTTTCAGCATATAGACTTCGTTACAGCCATTGCATTTCATCCCAGG GATGACAGGTATTTTTTGAGCGGTTCTTTGGATGGAAAGTTGCGGTTATGGAATATTCCAGATAAGAAAGTGGCACTGTGGAATGAGGTAGACGGACAGACGCGTCTGATAACAGCAGCTAACTTCTGCCAGAATGGAAAATATGCGGTTATCGGCACCTACGATGGGCGCTGCATTTTCTATGACACAGAG CGCCTTAAGTATCACACCCAAATCCATGTTCGCTCCACGAGAGGCAGGAATCGTGTGGGCCGCAAAATCACCGGTATTGAGCCGCTTCCAGGAGAGAACAAG ATCTTGGTGACGTCAAATGACTCTCGCATTCGCCTGTATGACCTCAGAGATTTGTCTCTGTCTATGAAGTACAAAGGCTATGTGAACAGCAGCAGTCAGATCAAAGCCAGCTTCAG TCACGACTACTCTTTCATTGTGAGCGGCTCAGAGGACAAGTATGTGTACATCTGGAGCACATACCACGACCTGAGCAAGTTCACCTCTGTGCGGAGAGACCGAAATGACTTCTGGGAAGGGATCAAAG CTCATAATGCGGTGGTGACTTCGGCCATTTTTGCTCCGCATCCGGATCTCATCGTGCCTCAAGAGGCAGGGACAGAGAAGGTAGACTCAGACTGTAAGAGTGACAGCACAGACGACTCTGAGACCATCCCTTCAG GGGCGCTGAAAACAGACCACTCTGAAGTTTTGCTTTCTGCTGATTTCACCGGAGCCATTAAAGTTTTTGTCAATGTTAAGAAATACTGA